In one Phycisphaerae bacterium genomic region, the following are encoded:
- the proC gene encoding pyrroline-5-carboxylate reductase, producing MPRRYEYGFIGAGNMAEGIISAAVGNRLFKSSRLAVYDPAEQRRELMVQKFGVAAVRDSFQLVAEAQRIVLAVKPQSFAEAITPLADHVRQDQLIVSIMAGVSTGRVESLFPQINLRVVRVMPNLPILVGAGVAGVCPGRFATAQDVADVQALFDAGGASVVVKDESLIDAVTAISGSGPAYFYYFVEAMVAGGVACGLSEAEALKLAAHTCLGAARMMLETGEPPAELRRKVTSKGGTTQAALDAMNAAGVDKAIREAVLAAFDRAKELGKN from the coding sequence GTGCCTCGACGATACGAGTACGGCTTCATCGGCGCGGGAAACATGGCCGAGGGGATCATCTCCGCCGCGGTCGGGAACCGGCTTTTCAAGAGCAGCCGGCTTGCAGTCTATGACCCGGCTGAGCAGCGAAGAGAACTGATGGTTCAGAAGTTCGGTGTCGCGGCGGTCCGGGACAGCTTTCAATTGGTGGCGGAGGCTCAACGCATCGTCCTCGCGGTGAAGCCTCAGAGCTTCGCCGAGGCCATCACGCCGCTCGCGGATCATGTGCGGCAGGATCAGCTCATCGTCAGCATCATGGCCGGCGTCAGTACCGGTCGGGTGGAGTCCCTCTTTCCGCAGATCAACCTTCGGGTGGTCCGGGTGATGCCCAACCTGCCGATTCTTGTCGGCGCGGGCGTGGCAGGCGTCTGTCCGGGTCGTTTTGCGACTGCTCAAGACGTGGCCGATGTGCAGGCGCTGTTCGATGCCGGCGGGGCGAGCGTAGTGGTGAAGGACGAGTCGCTGATTGACGCGGTCACGGCTATATCGGGTTCGGGGCCGGCCTATTTCTATTATTTCGTGGAAGCCATGGTTGCCGGAGGGGTGGCCTGCGGGCTGAGCGAGGCAGAGGCCCTCAAGCTGGCCGCGCACACATGCCTGGGAGCTGCGAGGATGATGCTGGAGACCGGCGAGCCGCCGGCCGAGCTTCGACGCAAGGTGACCAGCAAGGGCGGCACGACCCAGGCGGCACTCGATGCCATGAATGCCGCCGGAGTGGACAAGGCCATTCGCGAGGCCGTGCTGGCAGCCTTCGATCGGGCGAAGGAGTTGGGAAAGAATTAG
- a CDS encoding ABC transporter permease, with the protein MVASRSRTAFNVGVILDFWARHKWVTPVVGLLGVVVFFALKSDNFAFLGSDNMRIVAAQTVQVGVCAIGMTFIMIGGGIDLSVGSVMALAAVTTALTLKAGYSCPTAVLVAMMTGALCGLANALLITGLRIVPFIATLGTLSAIRGLTRRLADNQVVRPPNEAESLVSFVQPLGSSTWLAPAIWMTLALGVAAAVVLNWTAFGRRTFALGSNELAARLSGIRVNRQKVYLYTLGGLFAGLAGLLAFANMREGDPTASAGIELQVIAAVVVGGGSLMGGQGSILGTLVGAFMLTSLVNGCTLAGWENYVQEIAIGAIIVMAVALDYFRRRRLTER; encoded by the coding sequence ATGGTCGCATCGCGTTCCAGAACGGCCTTCAACGTGGGCGTCATCCTCGATTTCTGGGCCAGGCACAAATGGGTGACTCCGGTCGTCGGGCTGCTCGGGGTGGTCGTCTTTTTCGCCCTCAAGTCCGACAATTTTGCCTTTCTCGGGTCCGACAACATGCGAATCGTTGCAGCCCAGACGGTCCAGGTTGGGGTCTGCGCCATCGGCATGACCTTCATCATGATCGGCGGGGGCATCGACCTGAGCGTGGGGTCGGTGATGGCACTGGCGGCGGTGACTACGGCGCTGACCTTGAAGGCCGGCTACTCGTGCCCGACGGCGGTGCTTGTAGCGATGATGACCGGCGCGTTGTGCGGTCTGGCTAATGCCTTACTGATTACAGGGCTGCGAATTGTGCCCTTTATCGCCACGCTGGGGACACTGAGCGCTATCCGCGGCCTGACGCGGCGGCTGGCCGACAACCAGGTCGTCCGCCCACCGAACGAGGCGGAAAGCCTGGTCAGCTTCGTTCAGCCTCTGGGTTCATCCACTTGGCTGGCCCCCGCAATCTGGATGACGTTGGCTCTTGGCGTCGCGGCGGCGGTGGTGCTCAACTGGACGGCTTTCGGACGGCGGACCTTCGCTTTGGGCTCAAACGAGTTGGCCGCCAGGCTGAGCGGCATACGCGTGAATCGTCAGAAGGTGTATCTGTACACGCTTGGGGGGCTCTTCGCAGGTTTGGCGGGACTGCTCGCCTTTGCGAACATGCGAGAGGGCGATCCGACGGCCTCGGCGGGCATCGAGCTGCAGGTGATCGCCGCGGTCGTTGTGGGCGGCGGCTCGCTGATGGGCGGTCAGGGCAGCATCCTGGGCACCCTGGTGGGCGCGTTCATGCTGACCAGTTTGGTGAACGGCTGCACCCTCGCCGGCTGGGAGAACTATGTCCAGGAAATCGCGATCGGGGCGATCATTGTCATGGCGGTGGCTCTCGATTATTTCCGCAGACGGCGTTTGACCGAAAGGTGA
- a CDS encoding L-rhamnose mutarotase, whose protein sequence is MQRFGAVIGVKKEAIPEYKRLHADTWPSVLQVIRECNIRNYSIFLKEVEKDKWYLFAYYEYTGEDIKADMEKMKTYKAMQDWWKLTDPLQEPLPIREKGEWWAVGEEVFHTD, encoded by the coding sequence GTGCAGCGATTCGGGGCGGTGATCGGCGTGAAGAAGGAGGCCATCCCCGAGTACAAGCGGCTGCATGCCGATACCTGGCCCAGCGTTCTGCAGGTCATTCGCGAGTGCAACATCCGCAACTACTCGATCTTTCTGAAGGAGGTCGAGAAGGACAAGTGGTACTTGTTCGCCTACTACGAATACACCGGCGAGGATATCAAGGCCGACATGGAGAAGATGAAGACCTACAAGGCCATGCAGGACTGGTGGAAACTGACCGACCCGTTGCAGGAGCCGCTGCCGATTCGTGAGAAGGGCGAATGGTGGGCTGTCGGCGAAGAGGTATTCCACACGGATTGA
- a CDS encoding sodium/solute symporter (Members of the Solute:Sodium Symporter (SSS), TC 2.A.21 as described in tcdb.org, catalyze solute:Na+ symport. Known solutes for members of the family include sugars, amino acids, nucleosides, inositols, vitamins, urea or anions, depending on the system.) encodes MLALQLAIKGLDLAIIIVYFVVIIGIGCLAGLYRRRASEGKNYFLAGGTLTWPIIGLALFSTNISTIHLVSQAQVGYLSGLAYGSFEWMAPFTLICLAMFFAPFYLRSGVTTLPDFLEKRYSRASRNWLALLSMISAIFIHIGFSLYTGALVLNKMFGIDTMQSVIAICLLTGLYTIIGGLLAVVLTESLQTIILLCGAIAITLIGLTKAGGWSGMASSVDPVYLNVMRTAEQLPELPWYAVLLGYPVIGLWYWCADQTIVQRVLGAKNENHARVGPLFAGFIKILPVFIFVMPGTIGLALIHQNKMPALPVAAAQEESGAASRPLTTAEQRVYDHLTKISAGPDKAVSREDLSKAVDLTKAEIDGAVAGLTELKLVRDKSEDIYAHMIQHLLPTGLKGIVAAALLAALMSTVSGALNSIATLFCYDIYRQWRPQVSDHKLVTLGRVVTFVAMVLSILWTPYIARFENIYKGANSLICYIAPPITVVFLWGVFWRRASAKGAFATLVAGSVLGLTVFLLEWFKDYTGWSLNFMMAAFYLFVVCSVVLVVVSLLRPQPADHPGNALVWKHPLEALQGEAWRGIGNYKFLAGLLFITMVALYIIFG; translated from the coding sequence ATGCTTGCGTTGCAGTTGGCGATCAAGGGCCTCGATCTGGCCATTATCATCGTCTACTTCGTGGTGATCATCGGCATCGGCTGCCTGGCCGGGCTATATCGCCGTCGCGCGTCGGAGGGTAAGAACTACTTCCTCGCCGGCGGGACGCTGACCTGGCCGATCATCGGCCTGGCATTGTTCTCGACAAACATCTCGACCATCCACCTGGTCAGCCAGGCACAAGTGGGCTACCTCAGCGGACTGGCCTACGGCAGCTTTGAATGGATGGCCCCATTCACGCTGATCTGCCTGGCGATGTTCTTTGCTCCCTTCTACCTTCGATCGGGCGTGACCACACTGCCCGACTTCCTGGAGAAACGGTACAGCCGGGCGAGTCGCAACTGGCTTGCGCTTCTGTCGATGATCTCGGCAATATTCATTCACATCGGTTTTTCGCTGTACACCGGCGCGCTGGTGCTCAACAAGATGTTCGGCATTGACACGATGCAGAGCGTCATCGCCATCTGTCTGCTCACCGGGTTGTACACGATCATCGGCGGGCTGCTGGCGGTCGTGCTGACCGAATCGCTGCAGACCATCATTCTGTTGTGCGGAGCCATCGCCATCACCTTGATCGGCCTGACGAAGGCCGGGGGCTGGAGCGGCATGGCCTCCAGCGTCGATCCGGTGTATCTGAACGTGATGCGGACGGCGGAGCAGTTGCCCGAACTGCCGTGGTATGCGGTGCTGCTCGGGTATCCGGTGATCGGGCTGTGGTACTGGTGTGCCGACCAGACCATCGTTCAGCGCGTCCTGGGGGCCAAGAACGAAAACCATGCCCGTGTCGGGCCGCTGTTCGCCGGTTTCATCAAGATCCTGCCGGTATTCATCTTCGTGATGCCGGGGACGATCGGCCTGGCGCTGATTCACCAGAACAAGATGCCTGCGCTGCCGGTGGCGGCGGCGCAGGAAGAGAGCGGAGCGGCTTCGCGACCTCTGACGACGGCGGAGCAGAGGGTGTACGACCATCTGACGAAGATCAGCGCGGGGCCAGACAAGGCTGTCAGCAGAGAAGATCTCAGCAAGGCCGTCGATCTGACCAAGGCGGAGATTGACGGGGCGGTGGCCGGCCTGACCGAACTGAAACTGGTGAGGGACAAGTCCGAGGACATCTACGCCCACATGATTCAGCACCTGCTTCCGACGGGGCTCAAGGGCATCGTTGCGGCGGCGCTGCTGGCAGCACTGATGAGCACCGTTTCGGGGGCTCTCAACTCCATTGCCACGCTCTTCTGCTACGACATCTACCGGCAGTGGCGTCCACAGGTCTCGGACCACAAACTGGTGACACTGGGGCGCGTGGTGACGTTCGTTGCGATGGTTCTGTCGATTCTGTGGACGCCGTACATTGCGCGGTTTGAGAACATCTATAAAGGGGCCAATTCGCTGATCTGTTACATTGCCCCGCCGATCACGGTGGTGTTTCTGTGGGGCGTATTCTGGCGCCGGGCATCGGCAAAGGGGGCGTTCGCCACGCTGGTTGCTGGTTCGGTGCTGGGCCTGACGGTATTCCTGCTCGAATGGTTCAAGGACTACACTGGTTGGTCGTTGAACTTCATGATGGCCGCGTTTTATCTGTTTGTCGTGTGTTCCGTGGTTCTGGTGGTTGTCTCGCTGCTGCGGCCTCAGCCGGCCGATCATCCCGGCAATGCCCTGGTGTGGAAGCACCCGCTCGAGGCTCTCCAGGGTGAGGCCTGGCGCGGGATCGGCAACTACAAGTTCCTGGCCGGGCTGCTGTTTATCACCATGGTTGCTCTGTATATCATCTTCGGCTGA
- a CDS encoding substrate-binding domain-containing protein, whose translation MRFAAALSVLAAGLLVLGCGKSDSPEAGGKTSGLRFAVIPKGLTHEHWKAVEAGAKKAATEVGNVEIIYKSAPKEDDTQLQINLVESFVSSRVDGIILAPLSDQALVRPVRLAVQAKIPVIIFDSPLAGQVGKDFVCYIGTDNYRAGTLAGQRLGEVMEGKGTVLLLRYAESSASTREREQGFLDALKKDFADIAVIDPPQYAGADVNSGKKAAENMITAHLGKFEGVFCPNETSAAGMLIALEDRQLAGKARFVGFDANPRVIAGLRDRKLDGVVLQDPFKMGYQSVKQMLDHLAGKPVPPSTDTGAAVATPENVDSPEIYRLLHPLEAAVSRGS comes from the coding sequence ATGAGATTTGCGGCTGCATTGTCGGTGTTGGCGGCGGGCTTGCTGGTTCTCGGGTGCGGCAAGTCCGATTCGCCTGAAGCGGGCGGCAAGACTTCCGGACTGCGGTTCGCGGTGATTCCCAAGGGGCTGACCCACGAGCACTGGAAGGCCGTGGAGGCCGGGGCGAAAAAGGCCGCCACCGAGGTCGGCAACGTCGAAATCATCTACAAATCGGCGCCCAAGGAGGATGACACCCAGCTTCAGATCAACCTGGTCGAGAGCTTCGTCAGCTCTCGCGTGGACGGGATCATCCTGGCCCCCCTGAGTGATCAGGCGCTGGTACGCCCCGTGCGGCTGGCGGTCCAGGCGAAGATTCCGGTGATCATCTTTGACTCGCCGCTGGCCGGGCAGGTCGGCAAGGATTTCGTCTGCTACATCGGGACGGACAATTACCGGGCCGGGACCTTGGCCGGTCAGCGACTGGGCGAGGTCATGGAGGGCAAGGGGACTGTTCTCTTGCTGCGTTACGCCGAAAGCTCGGCCAGTACCCGCGAACGTGAGCAGGGCTTCCTCGACGCCCTGAAGAAGGATTTCGCCGACATTGCCGTGATCGACCCGCCGCAGTATGCGGGGGCGGACGTCAACAGCGGCAAGAAGGCCGCCGAGAACATGATCACTGCCCACCTCGGCAAGTTCGAGGGCGTGTTCTGTCCGAACGAAACCAGCGCCGCCGGCATGCTGATCGCCCTGGAGGATCGTCAGCTTGCGGGCAAGGCTCGGTTCGTGGGCTTCGACGCCAACCCCCGCGTGATCGCGGGCCTGAGGGATCGCAAGCTCGACGGCGTGGTTCTGCAGGACCCCTTCAAGATGGGCTATCAAAGCGTCAAACAGATGCTCGACCATCTCGCGGGCAAACCGGTGCCGCCCAGCACCGACACCGGGGCGGCCGTGGCGACGCCTGAGAACGTGGACAGCCCGGAGATCTATCGGTTACTCCACCCGCTTGAAGCTGCCGTTTCGCGGGGATCGTGA
- a CDS encoding SMP-30/gluconolactonase/LRE family protein, whose product MNLNAEPVKVAGGFKFCEGPAFDPKGRLWVVNLHGGFISRVTMSGKKTRVAETPGPNGGQFDADGHYICCECKRKAIVRVSPEGIISALTESYEGHPFNGPNDVAIDADGGFYFTDPDGSSLENRIGAVYYVRPDRTILQVDSGLAYPNGINITVDRSAVLVAETLTHRVYRYRRRPDGTLGSRHVFCQLSGGVGPDGMCFDQDGNLYVAWYGSACVYVVDPSGRPIGRLVTPGDNPTNCCFGPPGSKYAASLFVTETVTNAVWRYDIGVPGMPLHHLAVASE is encoded by the coding sequence GTGAACCTGAACGCAGAGCCTGTGAAAGTCGCTGGCGGCTTCAAGTTTTGCGAGGGGCCGGCATTCGATCCGAAAGGCCGCCTGTGGGTCGTCAATCTTCACGGTGGCTTTATCTCCAGAGTCACCATGAGCGGTAAGAAAACCCGGGTGGCCGAGACGCCGGGTCCCAACGGCGGGCAATTCGACGCCGACGGCCATTACATCTGCTGTGAGTGCAAGCGGAAGGCGATTGTCCGGGTTTCACCTGAGGGCATTATTTCAGCCCTTACTGAATCTTATGAGGGTCACCCGTTTAATGGGCCCAATGATGTGGCCATTGACGCCGACGGCGGCTTCTATTTCACGGACCCGGATGGCAGCTCGCTCGAAAACCGGATCGGGGCGGTCTACTACGTCCGGCCCGACCGGACCATTCTGCAGGTCGACTCCGGCCTCGCGTATCCGAACGGGATCAACATCACGGTCGACCGCTCGGCCGTCCTCGTGGCCGAGACGCTGACACACCGGGTCTACCGCTACCGGCGGCGGCCTGACGGAACGCTCGGGAGTCGCCACGTCTTCTGTCAGCTTTCGGGCGGAGTGGGACCGGACGGCATGTGTTTTGACCAAGACGGCAATCTGTACGTGGCCTGGTATGGCTCAGCCTGTGTCTACGTGGTTGATCCGTCCGGCAGGCCGATCGGCCGGCTCGTGACTCCCGGAGACAACCCGACCAACTGCTGTTTCGGTCCGCCGGGATCGAAGTACGCGGCTTCTCTGTTCGTCACGGAAACCGTGACAAACGCAGTCTGGCGGTACGACATCGGCGTCCCGGGCATGCCGTTGCATCACTTGGCGGTGGCCAGCGAGTAA